The proteins below are encoded in one region of Paenibacillus sp. YYML68:
- a CDS encoding ABC transporter substrate-binding protein yields MLRKGNAALISLAALLLFSGCGSKETAAPQQAANSAEAGKETVVAAKPAGKLSFYTSQPEEDATKLIAAFNKKHPDVQVETFRSGTEEVIAKLQAEKQAGKVQADVLLVADAVTFEGLKKQDMLLGYKSPELAKIPAALVDSDGMYQGTKVMATVLAVNTQKVQTVPTSWKALAAAESKSQTIMPSPLYSGAAAYNVGVFTRTDGFGWDFFKSLKAGEMSVVKGNGAVLKSVATGDKPYGMVVDFLVAREKAKGSPVELVYPLEGVPVITEPIGIMKSAANTAAAKAFVDFVLSEDGQKVAAEIGYTPIREGVAAPKGLKTISEFKVLSADIKTLTDAREADKKQFIDIFGQ; encoded by the coding sequence ATGTTGAGAAAAGGTAACGCTGCACTAATCAGCTTGGCCGCACTATTGCTGTTCAGCGGCTGCGGATCGAAGGAGACGGCAGCTCCACAGCAGGCCGCGAACTCGGCAGAGGCAGGTAAGGAGACAGTGGTAGCTGCGAAGCCAGCGGGCAAGCTGTCCTTCTATACGTCCCAGCCTGAGGAAGACGCAACGAAGCTGATCGCAGCTTTCAATAAGAAGCATCCGGACGTACAAGTGGAGACGTTCCGTTCCGGTACAGAGGAGGTCATCGCGAAGCTGCAGGCGGAGAAGCAGGCGGGCAAGGTGCAGGCCGACGTACTGCTAGTGGCCGATGCCGTTACGTTCGAGGGCTTGAAGAAGCAGGATATGCTGCTCGGCTACAAGTCGCCGGAGCTTGCCAAGATTCCAGCAGCTCTCGTAGACTCGGACGGCATGTACCAAGGCACGAAGGTGATGGCGACCGTCCTTGCGGTGAACACGCAGAAGGTGCAGACGGTGCCTACCTCGTGGAAGGCGCTGGCGGCTGCTGAGAGCAAGTCGCAGACGATTATGCCAAGCCCGCTCTATTCTGGCGCCGCTGCCTATAACGTAGGCGTGTTCACGCGCACAGACGGCTTCGGCTGGGACTTCTTCAAGAGCTTGAAGGCTGGAGAGATGTCCGTCGTGAAGGGGAACGGTGCGGTGCTCAAGTCTGTCGCGACAGGTGACAAGCCGTACGGCATGGTCGTCGACTTCCTCGTCGCGCGCGAGAAGGCGAAGGGCTCCCCGGTTGAGCTCGTCTATCCGTTAGAAGGCGTGCCGGTTATTACCGAGCCGATCGGTATTATGAAGTCCGCTGCCAATACCGCTGCAGCCAAGGCGTTCGTCGACTTCGTGCTGTCCGAGGACGGACAGAAGGTCGCCGCCGAGATCGGCTACACGCCGATTCGTGAAGGCGTCGCTGCGCCGAAGGGCTTGAAGACGATCAGCGAGTTCAAGGTGCTGTCGGCTGACATCAAGACGCTGACCGACGCTCGCGAGGCAGATAAGAAGCAGTTCATTGACATCTTCGGACAATAG
- a CDS encoding NAD(P)-binding protein, which produces MNVAIMGAGLSGLACALTLERSGVMPVVYEKRGRVGDRFVNGEFMLSLLSRPIDDCIAYLAETHKLYLQPQAHVSHMYIYSENEEALIEGRLGFTNVRGRQHDAYECQLARQLASPIRLHAEETYEQLLQKHTHIVLATGDGDYSRRMHNFRRDFTVSIKGATVEGCFDRYAVMAWLNYELAPKGYGYLIPFSDREAQLVIAFPDPEEPHAGGEDIEALWQRLYAKAQQRLGQQLRVIDQFQIRQYPVGICESARIGNTFFVGNCFGTMMPYLGFGQFAAILSGIYAAHDLLGIGKYVELMEPLRQSYENSLVLRRSLEQLDNADLDRIVKLLSGPWGSRLFQPGTFDPLKLASYVLRPYVKLKTGIMS; this is translated from the coding sequence ATGAACGTCGCGATTATGGGGGCCGGGCTGTCCGGTCTAGCCTGTGCGCTTACGCTGGAGCGAAGCGGTGTGATGCCTGTTGTGTATGAGAAGAGAGGAAGGGTCGGCGATCGGTTCGTTAACGGTGAATTTATGCTGTCGCTGCTGAGCCGCCCCATCGATGATTGCATCGCTTATTTAGCAGAGACGCACAAGCTGTACTTGCAGCCGCAGGCTCATGTCAGTCACATGTATATATACTCTGAGAATGAGGAGGCACTCATAGAAGGCAGGCTCGGCTTCACGAATGTCAGAGGCCGACAGCATGATGCGTACGAGTGTCAGCTCGCTCGGCAGCTCGCCTCGCCGATTCGGCTGCATGCGGAGGAGACGTATGAGCAGCTGCTTCAGAAGCATACGCACATTGTGCTGGCAACCGGAGACGGGGATTACAGCCGGCGCATGCACAATTTCCGACGTGACTTCACCGTGTCGATCAAGGGAGCGACGGTGGAGGGCTGCTTCGACCGATATGCAGTGATGGCGTGGCTGAACTATGAGCTGGCGCCGAAGGGCTACGGCTACCTGATTCCTTTCTCAGATCGGGAGGCTCAGCTCGTCATTGCGTTCCCTGACCCGGAGGAGCCGCATGCAGGCGGGGAAGACATCGAAGCGCTGTGGCAGCGTCTCTATGCGAAGGCACAGCAGAGGCTGGGACAGCAGCTGCGAGTGATTGACCAGTTCCAGATTCGACAGTATCCGGTCGGCATATGTGAGTCGGCGCGCATCGGCAACACGTTCTTCGTCGGCAACTGCTTCGGCACGATGATGCCCTATCTGGGCTTCGGTCAGTTCGCGGCTATATTATCAGGTATCTATGCGGCGCATGATTTGCTCGGAATCGGCAAGTACGTCGAGCTCATGGAGCCGCTTCGCCAGAGCTATGAGAATTCGCTGGTGCTTCGACGCAGTCTGGAGCAGCTGGACAATGCTGACCTGGATCGAATCGTGAAGCTGCTGAGCGGACCGTGGGGCAGCAGGCTGTTTCAGCCTGGCACGTTCGACCCGTTGAAGCTAGCAAGCTATGTGCTGCGTCCTTATGTGAAGCTGAAGACGGGCATTATGTCATGA
- a CDS encoding pirin family protein yields the protein MIHTSPADSRYSAHHGWLQCNFSFSFADYQDPSNVQFGPLRVFNDDYIQPQNGFGTHPHRDMEIVTFIVKGQLEHKDNTGGHEVLRPGEVQRMSAGTGILHSEMNNSEDEVTNSLQLWFLPKERGIAPSYEQRAYDVDAARNELVPVVSGRADRPNGITYIHQDLTIYMSQLQEGQSISFQQETGRRIYVFVIEGELRLNGEERLGRRDAARITELTELTVEALADASFMLIDLP from the coding sequence ATGATTCATACCTCCCCCGCTGATTCGCGATATTCCGCCCATCATGGCTGGCTGCAATGCAACTTCAGCTTCTCATTCGCCGATTACCAGGATCCGAGCAACGTGCAGTTCGGTCCGCTCCGCGTGTTCAACGATGACTATATTCAGCCGCAGAACGGCTTCGGCACCCATCCGCACCGTGACATGGAGATCGTCACCTTCATCGTGAAGGGACAGCTGGAGCATAAGGATAACACGGGCGGACATGAGGTGCTGCGTCCGGGCGAGGTGCAGCGGATGAGCGCAGGCACCGGCATTCTCCATTCGGAGATGAACAATTCCGAGGACGAGGTGACGAACTCGCTCCAGCTATGGTTCCTGCCGAAGGAGCGCGGCATCGCACCGTCCTACGAGCAGCGTGCCTACGACGTTGACGCCGCGAGGAACGAGCTGGTGCCTGTCGTATCGGGCCGCGCCGATCGCCCGAACGGGATCACCTACATTCACCAGGATCTGACGATCTACATGTCGCAGCTGCAGGAAGGCCAGTCCATATCGTTCCAGCAGGAGACCGGACGCCGCATCTACGTATTCGTCATTGAGGGTGAGCTTCGTCTGAACGGCGAGGAGCGCCTCGGACGCCGCGACGCAGCACGTATAACCGAGTTGACCGAGCTGACAGTGGAGGCGCTGGCGGACGCTTCCTTCATGCTGATCGACCTTCCGTAG
- a CDS encoding DUF3231 family protein, which translates to MQESRSENKNTLTASEIGYVWSGYMIDAMSIRFLSVFLEQVQEERARSVLQIAMQLAVRQNEVRRTLLSGEQFPIPLGFKDEEVRPDMPALFTDRFFLHYMMNASRLGLHYHAECLSVSVREDMRQFASQSLGHTIELYRLTVEQLRASGEYTAHPSIPAPEQPEHIQKESFLQGWLGDTRPLHSMEIANLYKAAEIIAILEALCTAFAQTAQDPEVRTLLQRARMQTKQLSEQIAGMLTKDDLPLVASREADVTGTTRASFSDRLMLCHVSGMMGSFITHCGQSLGSVMKHDLLVLYMELIAEAGTLTEEATKLLIAREWLEKTPGAVDRAALIR; encoded by the coding sequence ATGCAGGAAAGCAGGAGCGAGAATAAGAACACTCTGACCGCCTCTGAGATCGGTTATGTGTGGTCAGGCTATATGATCGACGCGATGTCTATACGGTTTCTATCCGTGTTCCTCGAACAGGTACAGGAGGAGCGGGCTAGAAGTGTGCTGCAGATCGCGATGCAGCTGGCAGTCAGACAGAATGAGGTACGTCGGACGCTACTCAGCGGGGAGCAATTTCCGATACCGCTTGGATTTAAGGATGAGGAGGTGCGTCCTGATATGCCCGCCTTGTTCACAGATCGGTTCTTTCTGCATTATATGATGAATGCGTCAAGGCTCGGCTTGCACTACCACGCGGAGTGCTTGTCTGTATCGGTTCGTGAAGATATGAGGCAATTCGCATCGCAAAGTCTTGGGCATACGATCGAGCTGTATCGGCTGACTGTCGAGCAATTAAGAGCAAGCGGCGAATATACGGCTCATCCGTCGATACCTGCACCTGAGCAGCCTGAGCACATTCAGAAGGAAAGCTTCCTGCAAGGCTGGCTCGGGGATACGCGTCCGTTGCACAGCATGGAGATCGCTAACTTGTACAAGGCTGCCGAGATCATCGCCATTCTGGAGGCGCTGTGCACCGCGTTCGCCCAGACGGCCCAAGATCCGGAGGTGCGAACGCTGCTGCAGCGCGCAAGGATGCAGACGAAGCAGCTGTCCGAGCAGATCGCAGGCATGCTGACGAAGGACGACCTGCCGCTCGTCGCTTCGCGCGAAGCCGATGTGACGGGTACGACGCGAGCGAGCTTCTCGGACCGGCTCATGCTGTGCCACGTCTCGGGGATGATGGGCTCGTTCATTACCCACTGTGGGCAGTCTCTTGGCTCGGTCATGAAGCACGATCTGCTCGTCCTGTACATGGAGCTGATCGCAGAGGCGGGCACGCTGACCGAGGAGGCGACGAAGCTGCTCATTGCCCGCGAATGGCTGGAGAAGACGCCGGGAGCGGTAGATCGCGCGGCGCTGATCCGTTAG